A window from Manduca sexta isolate Smith_Timp_Sample1 chromosome 24, JHU_Msex_v1.0, whole genome shotgun sequence encodes these proteins:
- the LOC115443893 gene encoding fibroin heavy chain isoform X43 has protein sequence MGTRHLGILAILLILPLGLLCSSIGSVPNVEEETEPLYPDAVAEADAGPIARAFAAAFNTFSEALNSRDKRSTSDADASAFSSTEGGGDSQAAASAESEDDSSDDDSESSASSSATSTDYDSEDNEDEASASAESSTSDDGGKSPEESEANAEAESKTNGGGGKTAGSASAVTEVTNGGTASAASAASASDEESEPGEEGTTGDDDDGEEGPTGDDDDGEEGPTGDDDNGEEGPTGDDDDGEEGPTGDDDDGEEGPTGDDDNGEEGPTGDDDDGEEGPTGDDDDGEEGPTGDDDNGEEGPTGDDDDGEEGPTGDDDNGEEGPTGDDDDGEEGPTGDDDNGEEGPTGDDDNGEEGPTGDDDDGEEGPTGDDDDGEEGPTGDDDDGEGGATTNESGGNGPDNGGGSSPGSGTEGKPDSGSGSSPDSGKDNSGSTADTSGSAVASGPNSQASSAGSANSGEDNSSASSAVSAVTSGEGQASASAASSATTNESGGNGPDNGGGSSPGSGTEDKPGSGSGSSPDSGKDNSGSTADTSGSAVASGPNSQASSAGSANSGEDNSSASSAVSAVTSGEGQASASAASSATTNESGGNGPDNGGGSSPGSAPEGKPGCGSGSNPSSGTGGGSGSGSSAAASGTAVASGQNASSSGVASANSGEGNASASSAASAESSGKGGKASGAAASSATTYESGGSPESEPGGSPGGGPGNSPGNEPGSSPSSGSGNSPGGEPGSSTGSGPESSPGGSPGSEPGSSPGGSTGSSPGSSPGNSPGSASGGSPGSAPGSSTGSGPESSPGGSPGSEPGSSPGSEPGSSPSSGSGNSPGGSPGSAPGGSPGSEPGSSPGSEPGSSPSSGSGNSTGGEPGSSTGSGPESSPGGSPGSEPGSSPGGSTGSSPGSSPGNSPGSPSGGSPGSAPGSSTGSGPESSPGGSPGSEPGSSPGSEPGSSPSSGSGNSPGGSPGSAPGGSPGSEPGSSPGSEPGSSPSSGSGNSPGGEPGSSTGSGPESSPGGSPGSEPGSSPGGSTGSSPGSSPGNSPGSPSGGSPGSAPGSSTGSGPESSPGGSPGSEPGSSPGSEPGSSPSSGSGNSPGGSPGSAPGGSPGSEPGSSPGSEPGRSPSSGSGNSPGGEPGSSTGSGPESSPGGSPGSEPGSSPGGSTGSSPGSSPGNSPGSASGGSPGSAPKSSTGSGPESSPGGSPGNEPGSSPSSGSGNSPGGEPGSSTGSGPGSSPGGSPGSEPGSSPGSEPGSSPGSAPENSPGGKPSSGSGGKPGSGSGSNPGSGTEGGSGSAPGSSTGSGPESSPGGSPGSEPGSSPGSEPGSSPSSGSGNSPGGSPGSAPGGSPGSEPGSSPGSEPGSSPSSGSGNSPGGEPGSSTGSGPESSPGGSPGSEPGSSPGGSTGSSPGSSPGNSPGSPSGGSPGSAPGSSTGSGPESSPGGSPGSEPGSSPGSEPGSSPSSGSGNSPGGSPGSAPGGSPGSEPGSSPGSEPGSSPSSGSGNSPGGSPGSAPGGSPGSEPGSSPGSEPGSSPSSGSGNSPGGEPGSSTGSGPESSPGGSPGSEPGSSPGSEPGSSPSSGSGNSTGGEPGSSTGSGPESSPGGSPGSEPGSSPGSEPGSSPSSGSGNSPGGSPGSAPGGSPGSEPGSSPGSEPGSSPSSGSGNSPGGEPGSSTGSGPESSPGGSPGSEPGSSPGGSTGSSPGSSPGNSPGSPSGGSPGSAPGSSTGSGPESSPGGSPGSEPGSSPGSEPGSSPSSGSGNSPGGSPGSAPGGSPGSEPGSSPGSEPGRSPSSGSGNSPGGEPGSSTGSGPESSPGGSPGSEPGSSPGGSTGSSPGSSPGNSPGSASGGSPGSAPKSSTGSGPESSPGGSPGNEPGSSPSSGSGNSPGGEPGSSTGSGPGSSPGGSPGSEPGSSPGSEPGSSPGSAPENSPGGKPSSGSGGKPGSGSGSNPGSGTEGGSGSAPGSSTGSGPESSPGGSPGSEPGSSPGSEPGSSPSSGSGNSPGGSPGSAPGGSPGSEPGSSPGSEPGSSPSSGSGNSPGGSPGSAPGGSPGSEPGSSPGSEPGSSPSSGSGNSPGGEPGSSTGSGPESSPGGSPGSEPGSSPGGSTGSSPGSSPGNSPGSASGGSPGSAPKSSTGSGPESSPGGSPGSELGSSPGSEPGSSPSSGSGNSPGSSPGSEPGSSPGDNPGSGSGNSPGGSPGNAPGGSPGNSPGSAPGGSPDSGPGSSTGSGSGSSPEGSPGSEPGSSPGSEPGSSPSSEPGSSPDSGPGNSSGGKPSSGSGGTPGSELGSSPSSGPESSPEGSPGSSPGSSPGNSPGSAPGSSTGSGPESSPGGSPGSEPGSSPGSEPGSSPSSGSGNSPGSSPGSEPGSSPGDNPGSGSGNSPGGSPGNAPGGSPGNSPGSAPGGSPDSGPGSSTGSGSGSSPSSEPGSSPDSGPESSPGGKPSSGSGGKPGGKPGCDVVGAINDVLISEGAIIKELENFLTRHKKLPNKIEFTTIRRKIPRRRGRRRGPHLCICNNVI, from the exons ATTCAAGTGATGATGATAGCGAATCGTCTGCATCAAGTTCAGCAACATCTACCGATTAcg atTCCGAAGACAATGAAGATGAAGCATCAGCAAGTGCCGAGTCATCTACATCGGATG ATGGGGGTAAATCGCCTGAAGAGAGTGAAGCAAATGCAGAGGCCGAGT CGAAAACGAATGGCGGTGGTGGTAAAACTGCAGGATCTGCCTCAGCAGTAACTG aagtTACAAATGGCGGAACTGCCTCTGCAGCCAGCGCAGCGTCAGCTA GTGATGAAGAAAGCGAGCCTGGCGAGGAAGGCACGACTGGCGATGATGACGATGGCGAGGAAGGCCCGACTGGCGATGATGACGATGGCGAGGAAGGCCCGACTGGCGATGATGACAATGGCGAGGAAGGCCCGACTGGCGATGATGACGATGGCGAGGAAGGCCCGACTGGCGATGATGACGATGGCGAGGAAGGCCCGACTGGCGATGATGACAATGGCGAGGAAGGCCCGACTGGCGATGATGACGATGGCGAGGAAGGCCCGACTGGCGATGATGACGATGGCGAGGAAGGCCCGACTGGCGATGATGACAATGGCGAGGAAGGCCCGACTGGCGATGATGACGATGGCGAGGAAGGCCCGACTGGCGATGATGACAATGGCGAGGAAGGCCCAACTGGCGATGATGACGATGGCGAGGAAGGCCCGACTGGCGATGATGACAATGGCGAGGAAGGCCCGACTGGCGATGATGACAATGGCGAGGAAGGCCCGACTGGCGATGATGACGATGGCGAGGAAGGCCCGACTGGCGATGATGACGATGGCGAGGAAGGCCCGACTGGCGATGATGACGATGGCGAGGGAG GTGCTACAACAAATGAATCAGGCGGTAATGGACCTGATAATGGGGGAGGAAGTAGTCCAGGAAGCGGAACAGAAGGCAAACCAGACAGCGGATCGGGAAGCAGCCCAGACAGTGGAAAAGACAATTCTGGTAGTACGGCAGATACTAGTGGATCAGCAG TTGCTTCTGGACCAAATTCTCAGGCGTCCAGTGCAGGATCAGCCAATAgtg gTGAAGACAACTCCTCGGCTTCCTCAGCGGTTTCAGCAG TAACGAGCGGCGAAGGACAAGCATCCGCTTCAGCCGCATCAA GTGCTACAACAAACGAATCAGGCGGTAATGGACCTGATAATGGGGGAGGAAGTAGTCCAGGAAGCGGAACAGAAGACAAACCAGGCAGCGGATCGGGAAGCAGCCCAGACAGTGGAAAAGACAATTCTGGTAGTACGGCAGATACTAGTGGATCAGCAG TTGCTTCTGGACCAAATTCTCAGGCGTCCAGCGCAGGATCAGCCAATAgtg gTGAAGACAACTCCTCGGCTTCCTCAGCGGTTTCAGCAG TAACGAGCGGCGAAGGACAAGCATCCGCTTCAGCCGCATCAA GTGCTACAACAAATGAATCAGGCGGTAATGGACCTGATAATGGGGGAGGAAGTAGTCCAGGAAGCGCACCAGAAGGCAAACCAGGCTGCGGATCGGGAAGCAATCCAAGCAGTGGAACGGGAGGCGGCTCAGGCAGTGGTAGTTCCGCAGCTGCTAGTGGAACAGCAG TTGCTTCGGGCCAAAATGCTAGCTCTTCCGGTGTAGCATCAGCTAATAGTG GTGAAGGCAACGCCTCGGCTTCTTCAGCGGCTTCAGCAG AATCCAGTGGCAAAGGCGGAAAAGCATCGGGTGCAGCCGCATCAa GTGCTACAACTTATGAATCAGGCGGTAGTCCAGAAAGCGAACCGGGAGGCAGCCCAGGCGGTGGACCAGGAAACAGCCCAGGCAatgaaccaggaagcagcccaaGCAGTGGGTCAG GAAACAGCCCAGGcggtgaaccaggaagcagcacAGGTAGTGGACCAGAAAGCAGtccaggaggcagcccaggcagtgaaccaggaagcagtcCAGGAGGCAGCACAGGCAGTTCaccaggaagcagcccaggAAACAGCCCTGGCAGTGCATCAGGAGGCAGCCCAGGTAGTGCACCAGGAAGCAGCACAGGCAGTGGACCAGAAAGCAGtccaggaggcagcccaggcagtgaaccaggaagcagcccaggcagtgaaccaggaagcagcccaaGCAGTGGGTCAGGAAACAGCccaggaggcagcccaggcagtgcaccaggaggcagcccaggcagtgaaccaggaagcagcccaggcagtgaaccaggaagcagcccaaGCAGTGGGTCAGGAAACAGCACAGGcggtgaaccaggaagcagcacAGGTAGTGGACCAGAAAGCAGtccaggaggcagcccaggcagtgaaccaggaagcagtcCAGGAGGCAGCACAGGCAGTTCaccaggaagcagcccaggAAACAGCCCTGGCAGTCCATcaggaggcagcccaggcagtgcaCCAGGAAGCAGCACAGGCAGTGGACCAGAAAGCAGtccaggaggcagcccaggcagtgaaccaggaagcagcccaggcagtgaaccaggaagcagcccaaGCAGTGGGTCAGGAAACAGCccaggaggcagcccaggcagtgcaccaggaggcagcccaggcagtgaaccaggaagcagcccaggcagtgaaccaggaagcagcccaaGCAGTGGGTCAGGAAACAGCCCAGGcggtgaaccaggaagcagcacAGGTAGTGGACCAGAAAGCAGtccaggaggcagcccaggcagtgaaccaggaagcagtcCAGGAGGCAGCACAGGCAGTTCaccaggaagcagcccaggAAACAGCCCTGGCAGTCCATcaggaggcagcccaggcagtgcaCCAGGAAGCAGCACAGGCAGTGGACCAGAAAGCAGtccaggaggcagcccaggcagtgaaccaggaagcagcccaggcagtgaaccaggaagcagcccaaGCAGTGGGTCAGGAAACAGCccaggaggcagcccaggcagtgcaccaggaggcagcccaggcagtgaaccaggaagcagcccaggcagtgaaccaggaaggAGCCCAAGCAGTGGGTCAGGAAACAGCCCAGGcggtgaaccaggaagcagcacAGGTAGTGGACCAGAAAGCAGtccaggaggcagcccaggcagtgaaccaggaagcagtcCAGGAGGCAGCACAGGCAGTTCaccaggaagcagcccaggAAACAGCCCTGGCAGTGCATcaggaggcagcccaggcagtgcaCCAAAAAGCAGCACAGGCAGTGGACCAGAAAGCAGtccaggaggcagcccaggcaATGAACCAGGAAGTAGCCCAAGCAGTGGGTCAGGTAACAGCCCAGGcggtgaaccaggaagcagcacAGGCAGTGGACCAGGAAGCAGtccaggaggcagcccaggcagtgaaccaggaagcagcccaggcagtgaaccaggaagcagcccaggcagtgCACCAGAAAACAGTCCAGGAGGCAAACCAAGTAGCGGATCGGGAGGAAAACCAGGCAGTGGATCGGGAAGCAACCCAGGCAGTGGAACGGAAGGCGGCTCAGGCAGTGCACCAGGAAGCAGCACAGGCAGTGGACCAGAAAGCAGtccaggaggcagcccaggcagtgaaccaggaagcagcccaggcagtgaaccaggaagcagcccaaGCAGTGGATCAGGAAACAGCccaggaggcagcccaggcagtgcaccaggaggcagcccaggcagtgaaccaggaagcagcccaggcagtgaaccaggaagcagcccaaGCAGTGGGTCAGGAAACAGCCCAGGcggtgaaccaggaagcagcacAGGTAGTGGACCAGAAAGCAGtccaggaggcagcccaggcagtgaaccaggaagcagtcCAGGAGGCAGCACAGGCAGTTCaccaggaagcagcccaggAAACAGCCCTGGCAGTCCATcaggaggcagcccaggcagtgcaCCAGGAAGCAGCACAGGCAGTGGACCAGAAAGCAGtccaggaggcagcccaggcagtgaaccaggaagcagcccaggcagtgaaccaggaagcagcccaaGCAGTGGGTCAGGAAACAGCccaggaggcagcccaggcagtgcaccaggaggcagcccaggcagtgaaccaggaagcagcccaggcagtgaaccaggaagcagcccaaGCAGTGGGTCAGGAAACAGCccaggaggcagcccaggcagtgcaccaggaggcagcccaggcagtgaaccaggaagcagcccaggcagtgaaccaggaagcagcccaaGCAGTGGGTCAGGAAACAGCCCAGGcggtgaaccaggaagcagcacAGGTAGTGGACCAGAAAGCAGtccaggag gcagcccaggcagtgaaccaggaagcagcccaggcagtgaaccaggaagcagcccaaGCAGTGGGTCAGGAAACAGCACAGGcggtgaaccaggaagcagcacAGGTAGTGGACCAGAAAGCAGtccaggag gcagcccaggcagtgaaccaggaagcagcccaggcagtgaaccaggaagcagcccaaGCAGTGGGTCAGGAAACAGCccaggaggcagcccaggcagtgcaccaggaggcagcccaggcagtgaaccaggaagcagcccaggcagtgaaccaggaagcagcccaaGCAGTGGGTCAGGAAACAGCCCAGGcggtgaaccaggaagcagcacAGGTAGTGGACCAGAAAGCAGtccaggaggcagcccaggcagtgaaccaggaagcagtcCAGGAGGCAGCACAGGCAGTTCaccaggaagcagcccaggAAACAGCCCTGGCAGTCCATcaggaggcagcccaggcagtgcaCCAGGAAGCAGCACAGGCAGTGGACCAGAAAGCAGtccaggaggcagcccaggcagtgaaccaggaagcagcccaggcagtgaaccaggaagcagcccaaGCAGTGGGTCAGGAAACAGCccaggaggcagcccaggcagtgcaccaggaggcagcccaggcagtgaaccaggaagcagcccaggcagtgaaccaggaaggAGCCCAAGCAGTGGGTCAGGAAACAGCCCAGGcggtgaaccaggaagcagcacAGGTAGTGGACCAGAAAGCAGtccaggaggcagcccaggcagtgaaccaggaagcagtcCAGGAGGCAGCACAGGCAGTTCaccaggaagcagcccaggAAACAGCCCTGGCAGTGCATcaggaggcagcccaggcagtgcaCCAAAAAGCAGCACAGGCAGTGGACCAGAAAGCAGtccaggaggcagcccaggcaATGAACCAGGAAGTAGCCCAAGCAGTGGGTCAGGTAACAGCCCAGGcggtgaaccaggaagcagcacAGGCAGTGGACCAGGAAGCAGtccaggaggcagcccaggcagtgaaccaggaagcagcccaggcagtgaaccaggaagcagcccaggcagtgCACCAGAAAACAGTCCAGGAGGCAAACCAAGTAGCGGATCGGGAGGAAAACCAGGCAGTGGATCGGGAAGCAACCCAGGCAGTGGAACGGAAGGCGGCTCAGGCAGTGCACCAGGAAGCAGCACAGGCAGTGGACCAGAAAGCAGtccaggaggcagcccaggcagtgaaccaggaagcagcccaggcagtgaaccaggaagcagcccaaGCAGTGGATCAGGAAACAGCccaggaggcagcccaggcagtgcaccaggaggcagcccaggcagtgaaccaggaagcagcccaggcagtgaaccaggaagcagcccaaGCAGTGGGTCAGGAAACAGCccaggaggcagcccaggcagtgcaccaggaggcagcccaggcagtgaaccaggaagcagcccaggcagtgaaccaggaagcagcccaaGCAGTGGGTCAGGAAACAGCCCAGGcggtgaaccaggaagcagcacAGGTAGTGGACCAGAAAGCAGtccaggaggcagcccaggcagtgaaccaggaagcagtcCAGGAGGCAGCACAGGCAGTTCaccaggaagcagcccaggAAACAGCCCTGGCAGTGCATcaggaggcagcccaggcagtgcaCCAAAAAGCAGCACAGGCAGTGGACCAGAAAGCAGtccaggaggcagcccag gcagtgaactaggaagcagcccaggcagtgaaccaggaagcagcccaaGCAGTGGGTCAGGAAACAGCCCAGgaagcagcccaggcagtgaaccaggaagcagtcCAGGAGACAACCCAGGCAGTGGATCAGGAAACAGCccaggaggcagcccaggcaATGCACCAGGAGGCAGCCCAGGAAACAGCCCTGGCAGTGCACCAGGAGGCAGCCCAGACAGTGGACCAGGAAGCAGCACAGGCAGTGGATCAGGAAGCAGTCCAGaaggcagcccaggcagtgaaccaggaagcagcccaggcagtgaaccaggaagtAGCCCAagcagtgaaccaggaagcagcccagACAGTGGACCAGGAAACAGTTCAGGAGGCAAACCAAGTAGCGGATCGGGAGGCACACCAGGCAGTGAATTAGGAAGCAGCCCAAGCAGTGGACCAGAAAGTAGTCCAGAAGGCAGCCCAGGCAGTTCaccaggaagcagcccaggAAACAGCCCTGGCAGTGCACCAGGAAGCAGCACAGGCAGTGGACCAGAAAGCAGtccaggaggcagcccaggcagtgaaccaggaagcagcccaggcagtgaaccaggaagcagcccaaGCAGTGGGTCAGGAAACAGCCCAGgaagcagcccaggcagtgaaccaggaagcagtcCAGGAGACAACCCAGGCAGTGGATCAGGAAACAGCccaggaggcagcccaggcaATGCACCAGGAGGCAGCCCAGGAAACAGCCCTGGCAGTGCACCAGGAGGCAGCCCAGACAGTGGACCAGGAAGCAGCACAGGCAGTGGATCAGGAAGTAGCCCAagcagtgaaccaggaagcagcccagACAGTGGACCAGAAAGCAGCCCAGGAGGCAAACCAAGTAGTGGATCGGGAGGCAAACCAGGAGGGAAACCAGGTTGCGACGTGGTTGGTGCAATAAATGACGTCTTGATATCTGAAGGAGCCATTATAAAAGAGTTGGAAAACTTCTTAACACgtcataaaaaattaccaaataagATTGAATTTACTACAATAAGAAGGAAGA